The Drosophila innubila isolate TH190305 chromosome 2L unlocalized genomic scaffold, UK_Dinn_1.0 4_B_2L, whole genome shotgun sequence genome segment atattgataaaaaattaaatcatgttttaataactttaattgaGATGTAGATAACCCAATTTTTTACACTCGTCAAGTAGGGCAATAATGCCAGATAATGCTTCTTCAGCATTGGGTATGATGAAGGCAGGGGGCAGGAGAAAACCAAATCGTCCTTCATCGCGAAATTCTACAGTAAAGGATATTTTAATGCCCTCCTGATAAGCCCAATCGTTCGCGCCACCAGATGCACGATCTgcaatatcaattttaaacattttaaaatgttatcacTTGTATAGTAAAATAAACTCACAGAGCGCGCCTGCTGCTGAGCCGTATTTGTAAACAGTTCCATAAGGTAGAGCATCTACTGCATCAGCATAAGCCTTTGCCACTTTCATCATGTCTTTGAAGTTATCGGGAGTCTCATCAGCTGTATGTCCATAAGGTGCGAGAAGTAACTGACTGTAAGAGTGGAAGGCAAGGAACACGTTTACTTTGTTCTTGATGCTGCCCAGATACTCGGACATGGCCTTTACTTCAGGCTCGGAAAATGGATGCGGTCCAGCATAGTTCCATTCACAAGGATCATCGGATGCTCCTCCATTCTCCATCCAGTGAACATCATAATTGCGATTGGGATCAACGCCAACACAGCTCGAATAACTCGATGGTTGCCGAGTCTTACGCCAGAGACGatccttaaaatttaatttattaatattatagtaaataataatttgctttGGCAGACCTTCTCATGTGTGTATACAAAACCATCCACATTCAGTACGGGCACAATATACCAATCATGATTTTCGGCCAAATCTCGTATCAAATCATCAGTGGAGCTGAGCAGTTCGTTGATGAACCAAGTGGCCGTGGCCGAAGTTATCCATTCGCATGAATGAATATTGGATTCAATAAAGACACCTGGATTATCCGCTTTGTAGGAGATCTTTATCCCGCGTATATTACGGCCTTCGTATGATTTGCCTACAACGAATCCCTCGGTAACATCCGGATAAGTAGCGAGTATATCATCCAGCCAAGATTCGATCTCAGCCAAGTTATGATAGCGTGTCCAACCAAAAGATGAAGTAGCTTTTGTATTCGCCTCAGATTCATTGTCGACTAAACTgggaatttcaaaaattcattatCAAATTATCGCTGTTTCTTGGAATTTATCACAATTACACTTATAAAgattataaaaactaaataaagttTCCGACTAACAACTTTTAGCTTGTTGCAAATCAGAGAAATATaataagttagtcttatacaatAACTTTTGGATTTTTCAGCCGTAATCCtttctttgatttatataaatgacattcaaatgctttaaataatattataatataatttttacctTTGCACATTGGAAATAAACAATTCATTGCTGATGCCGTAGAGCATAAGAAAAAGCTGAAAACGTTTTATTTCAGATGGATTTACCATAATGTGAACCTGCTGCGAGTGCTTATCATAATACTTCCAAATGttgtactaaaaatattattgaaaaaaatttaataaattatatagatCTTTAAGCTAAACATTTCTACCTTAGGGCTCAATGCACAGAGTTTATTTATCAGCGACAATTGTATATCatttctaatatttaatttataaacactATAGTTATCGTAGCGCTGCTTTGAAGTATCCTTGAAAGTTTCGGCGTTAGCCAATACCACAAAGAAGGCGAACAACCAAATCACACGCATGTCGAGAGTAAACTGACCAATACTACATAGATCAGGTTTCAAGCTTAATAACTTaccaaaaatgtaaagaattttatgttcaaaAGTATAATCTTAAttgatttatgaatttattgcGGACTCGCCCCATTGTAAACGCAAAGAGCGAGAGTAATAACCCTATCAACGCAATTTTGACCCACGAGCACGCACCTacacaacaaaatgcaaatattaagaGTATTTCAGTCGCCTAGCTCTTAAATTTGTAATCCGTAAATTTTTATTCGCTTAAAACCCGAGTTTTCCTGAAATTTTTCAAAGCACGCAAAGCTACTGTCACCACCCAGGACACAAAGTTTAATAAgcttaaataacatttatttaagatttagaTATCCTAATTTTTTACACTCATCAATTAGAGCTATAATGCCAATCAAGACCTCCTCGGCATTGGGAATAATGAACGCAGGGGGCAGAACAAAAGCAAATCGTCCTCTATCTCGGAACTCTACAGTGTAGGATATCCTAATGCCCTCCTGATAAGCCCAGTCGTTGGTGGCGCCAGATGCGGGATCTGAAACAATATTTTAGGACAATACTTTCACTGAAGATCTTTTTCATGAAGAACTCACAGAGTATGTCCGCTGCTGAGCtgtaattgtaaattgttcCATAAGGCATAGCTCCCACTGCATCGGCATAGGCCTTGGCCACTTTCATCATATCATCGAAGTTATCCGGAAACTTTTCAGCTGTATGTCCATAAGGTGAAAGAAGCAACTGAGCATAGGAGTGGAAGGCTAGGAACACGTTCACTTTGTCCTTAATGCTGCCAAGATATTCTGACATTGCCTTAATTTCCGGTTCGGAAAAAGGATGTGGCCCAGCATAGTCCAAGGCACAGGGATCATCGGATGCTCCTCCATTCTCCATCCAATGAACATCATAATTGCGATTGGGATCAACGCCAACACAGCTCGAAATACTCGATGGTTGCCGAGTCTTACGCCAGAGACGatccttaaaatttaatttattaatattatagtaaataataatttgctttGGCAGACCTTCTCATGTGTGTATACAAAACCATCCACATTCAGTACGGGCACAATATACCAATCATGATTTTCGGCCAAATCTCGTATCAAATCATCAGTGGAGCTGAGCAGTTCGTTGATGAACCAAGTGGCCGTGGCTGAAGTTATCCATTCTCGTGCATGAATATTGGATTCAATAAAGACACCTGGATTATCCGCTTTGTAGGAGATCTTTATCCCGCGTATATTACGGCCTTCGTATGATTTGCCTACAACGAATCCCTCGGTAACATCCGGATAAGTAGCGAGTATATCATCCAGCCAAGCTTCGATCTCAGCCAAGTTATGATAGCGTGTCCAACCAAATGATGAAGTAGCTTTTGCATTCGCCTCAGTTTCATTGTCGATTAAACTGGAAAGTAGATTAATTCAATAGTATTtgcaatgaaaacattttcttatcataattatttcataGATTGTAAAGATTAACAAATCAAACACATCAAAACGTTTAATGAATGTCCGTCATAACCCACTGGtgaattttataacaaattttagaCTTACTTTTGCACATTAGCTAAAAAGATTTCAGCAGTTGCATTAGCTCTGATTAAATTTCTCTCAAATTCAGACAAGGCAAGTGGACTGACCATCAAGTGAATCTCTGTAGGGGAATCATGCCACAGGCTGAACTAGAAAgaacaaaattgtatttgtattttatagtatatacaaaaaacacTTACACTTTCATGTCTCTTGACCAGCTGTAGTAGTAGTTGCCTTTGTATAGAGTTGtcataattgattttatagaCAGCATAGTTATCATAGCGCACTCTCTCATCCTGCTTCTCGATTCCTTCCTGCGCCACACTTGCCCCACGGGAGAAGGCAAAGCAAGTCAGCAATGTGATTAATACACAGAATTGCATGTTTAACGCTCGAAATTATATGTTCGACTATTAATCCTACCCGTTTCATTAGTTGATTATAACACAATAGGGTGGTAAAGATAATCGTAGACTAATCAACAAATAGATTAGTTGTGTGACTAAGCAAACATTTcccatacaaaataaattaattgtaaattttgtctttttattcaagattttttttcaatttacaaataaacacgcatatatgtacaatgtacaaagtatatatttgCGTTACACTGTGGACACTTAAGCACATGCTACACATATAGTTTTCATTTTGGTACAACAATTCTTTTGATATAcgttaaaaataaacacatcggaaaagttaataaatacgTACAAAAATTTTTGGCCATTGCTGGCAATATTGTTTCTcagtttgatatttggaaatgcTTCATCGTAAAtgtatatagttatatatatataatatatatatataatatatttataatatatatatatataatatatttataaaaaaaaaaaggaaagttCAAATAATATACACATATCAAAAATCTACAATAAGGCATTTGTTTTTAGGTTGCGGCCAGAGacatattattttgattaactcATGATTGAATGACTCCCATATGTTAAGTCGTGTATacatgtatgtttgtttggTATGTcattattacaatttaaagctttattacaattaaaaactgaATCTTAGAAATAAGTACATGGTATGTGCGTTACTaactacaaaataatatatttatcggTTACAAACTAAAACGCTATCATTTCGTGTACTCAGTTAAGTTCTTGTAAAAGAATTTCCAAAATAGTTAACACATTACAATTCAATGCTCTGTTTTAAATGCACTTTTTAAAGTTCACATCAATTAAATGGGCCTATTTGCATCGTTTACaccaaaaatttatgatatatGTTAGTAGTTTTTCATGTATCGTGTTCTACTTTGTATAAGATTCGTTTTGACAGCAACATGGAattttggcaaaaataaaaagcattcTTTGCGACattaatacttattatatagAGAGTATGATCT includes the following:
- the LOC117779444 gene encoding zinc carboxypeptidase-like, translating into MQFCVLITLLTCFAFSRGASVAQEGIEKQDERVRYDNYAVYKINYDNSIQRQLLLQLVKRHESFSLWHDSPTEIHLMVSPLALSEFERNLIRANATAEIFLANVQNLIDNETEANAKATSSFGWTRYHNLAEIEAWLDDILATYPDVTEGFVVGKSYEGRNIRGIKISYKADNPGVFIESNIHAREWITSATATWFINELLSSTDDLIRDLAENHDWYIVPVLNVDGFVYTHEKDRLWRKTRQPSSISSCVGVDPNRNYDVHWMENGGASDDPCALDYAGPHPFSEPEIKAMSEYLGSIKDKVNVFLAFHSYAQLLLSPYGHTAEKFPDNFDDMMKVAKAYADAVGAMPYGTIYNYSSAADILYPASGATNDWAYQEGIRISYTVEFRDRGRFAFVLPPAFIIPNAEEVLIGIIALIDECKKLGYLNLK
- the LOC117779445 gene encoding zinc carboxypeptidase-like encodes the protein MLYGISNELFISNVQSLVDNESEANTKATSSFGWTRYHNLAEIESWLDDILATYPDVTEGFVVGKSYEGRNIRGIKISYKADNPGVFIESNIHSCEWITSATATWFINELLSSTDDLIRDLAENHDWYIVPVLNVDGFVYTHEKDRLWRKTRQPSSYSSCVGVDPNRNYDVHWMENGGASDDPCEWNYAGPHPFSEPEVKAMSEYLGSIKNKVNVFLAFHSYSQLLLAPYGHTADETPDNFKDMMKVAKAYADAVDALPYGTVYKYGSAAGALYRASGGANDWAYQEGIKISFTVEFRDEGRFGFLLPPAFIIPNAEEALSGIIALLDECKKLGYLHLN